CAGGGAAGCAAGGTCAAAACTTATGTGATGTTCAGCGGTCGAGAAATGGCTCACACCGAATATGGTTACAAATTATTGGAAAAGGTCGCTCAAGAGTTAAGTGATATATGCACGATTGAACAGAGTGCCCGGCTGGAAGGAAGAAACCTCTCGATGATATTGAATCCCAAACCGCAGGCACTGAAAGCAAAACCGAAGAGGACTGAGAATGCCCAAGATAAAGACAAATCGGTCGGCAGCCAAGCGATTCAAGAAGACGGCCACCGGTAAGATCAAAATGAAGAAAGCGTTTCATTCGCATATTCTGACCAAAAAGACAACCAAGCGGAAAAGAAAACTTCGCAAAGCCGGTCTGGTGAGCAAAGCCGATCGGGGACGCGTCAGGAAACTGATCCCCTATTGATAATTGATGACTGTTTGATTTCAGGAGTTCCAAAATGCCACGCGCGATGAACAATGTAGCCGCCAATAGAAGACATAAGAAGATTCTAAA
The Candidatus Zixiibacteriota bacterium genome window above contains:
- the rpmI gene encoding 50S ribosomal protein L35 translates to MPKIKTNRSAAKRFKKTATGKIKMKKAFHSHILTKKTTKRKRKLRKAGLVSKADRGRVRKLIPY